A portion of the Coprobacter tertius genome contains these proteins:
- a CDS encoding DUF4270 family protein, which yields MKNVLFIFLIFLFFACNKERDHYIYEYIEINVHNLTTSTIKLDSFPTSQGKARYGLLMGRIDDPVTGITIATPYYVITPNGLPDIDQQCVYDSISFFSTYNNARWGNFTVLQTFHLYRLTGLPLLNPKDGLIYNNYTVSHYPEPLGSYTTWPTTEKLNKFRFRLDDVTGNDLFLKLQNKDEIIRSPQKFIEYFKGIMLASDPLNNCILNFASAVNSLGIDIHYHRGSESRVYTFSPDENDFSRYAFSNIVNNADGTPYAILTKQSDNLPFVSAKRPGAINGQAVLQGGSGYLIKMKLPISPLYSVDNKKISKTEIVLKPQKQESIPLSYSNTMPSTLFLYKPGTDNKILSTITDKTGNPVKGRYIHNSGNREEGCYIIDITDYYLSLCQQSDDKNENYVLAGIPLSEMASNFSRLAIDELPILKVYYGDSK from the coding sequence ATGAAAAACGTACTTTTTATCTTTTTAATCTTTCTCTTCTTCGCCTGTAATAAAGAACGGGACCACTACATTTACGAATATATCGAAATAAACGTTCACAATTTAACTACTTCTACGATAAAGTTAGATTCATTCCCGACATCTCAGGGTAAAGCAAGATACGGCCTATTGATGGGCCGCATCGACGATCCGGTTACCGGTATTACGATTGCTACGCCTTACTATGTGATTACTCCGAATGGGCTGCCCGATATCGACCAACAATGTGTTTACGATTCTATTTCCTTTTTTTCCACTTATAATAACGCGAGGTGGGGAAATTTTACCGTATTACAAACTTTTCATCTGTATCGATTAACAGGTTTACCTCTTCTCAATCCCAAAGACGGGCTGATATATAACAATTATACGGTTAGTCATTACCCAGAACCTTTGGGGTCGTATACTACATGGCCTACCACTGAAAAATTAAATAAATTCCGGTTCCGACTCGACGACGTTACAGGCAACGATTTATTTCTTAAATTACAGAATAAGGACGAAATAATACGATCTCCCCAAAAGTTTATAGAATATTTTAAAGGAATAATGCTTGCATCAGATCCATTGAATAACTGTATCTTGAATTTTGCATCTGCTGTCAACAGCTTAGGCATCGATATACATTATCACCGGGGATCAGAGTCGCGCGTTTATACCTTTTCGCCCGATGAAAACGATTTTTCCCGATATGCGTTTTCAAATATTGTGAATAACGCAGACGGAACTCCTTACGCCATTCTCACAAAACAATCCGATAATTTACCATTTGTATCTGCCAAACGTCCCGGGGCGATAAACGGGCAAGCGGTATTGCAAGGAGGAAGCGGATACTTGATTAAAATGAAATTACCAATCTCTCCACTCTATAGTGTAGATAATAAAAAAATTTCGAAAACCGAAATCGTACTTAAACCGCAAAAACAAGAATCGATACCATTAAGCTATTCCAATACGATGCCTTCTACTCTATTTTTATATAAACCGGGAACTGACAACAAAATTCTATCGACTATAACAGACAAAACCGGAAATCCCGTAAAAGGCAGATATATACATAATTCAGGTAACAGAGAGGAAGGATGTTATATCATAGATATAACCGATTACTATCTTTCTCTCTGCCAACAATCTGACGATAAAAACGAGAATTATGTTCTGGCAGGAATACCTTTATCCGAAATGGCAAGCAACTTTAGCCGGTTGGCAATCGATGAATTACCGATTTTAAAAGTTTATTACGGCGATTCGAAATAA